One genomic window of Ictalurus punctatus breed USDA103 chromosome 23, Coco_2.0, whole genome shotgun sequence includes the following:
- the upk1a gene encoding uroplakin-1a has protein sequence MANGGIIALMVVVVILNVVAAAAGLALCALAIWVAVDPYKVYPISAVSGKDDIFAAAWIAIFTGFAYFCTAIFGIYAALKRKRSLVLLYLILMFIIFIFECASCITAVTNRDYLIGNSNLVKNQMLKYYAQDSNQGRQITGTWNKVMNDAQCCGTDSPMDWIEYNSTFKQTYGSTYTWPLNCCQRQNSFDPADPVGCMFGQTSAVFSKGCFNYIQTVLNRYTWSVSWYGFAVQMFVFFLLLITIVYFLLLE, from the exons ATGGCGAATGGAGGCATCATTGCCCTGATGGTCGTTGTTGTAATATTGAATGTCGTTGCAGCG GCAGCAGGACTGGCGTTATGTGCATTAGCCATTTGGGTAGCTGTAGATCCATATAAAGTGTACCCAATATCTGCTGTATCGGGGAAGGATGATATCTTTGCAGCAGCCTGGATAGCCATCTTCACTGGCTTTGCCTACTTCTGCACTGCCATCTTTGGCATCTACGCTGCTCTGAAAAGGAAGCGGTCACTCGTGCTGTTG TACCTGATCCTCATGTTCATCATCTTCATATTCGAATGTGCATCCTGCATCACAGCGGTCACCAACAGAGACTAT CTGATTGGAAACAGTAACCTCGTGAAGAATCAGATGCTGAAGTACTACGCACAGGACAGTAACCAAGGAAGGCAGATAACCGGTACTTGGAACAAAGTGATGAATGAT GCTCAATGCTGCGGGACAGACAGCCCAATGGACTGGATAGAGTACAATTCCACCTTCAAGCAGACGTATGGCAGCACATACACCTGGCCCCTCAACTGCTGCCAACGCCAGAACAGCTTTGATCCAGCTGACCCAGTTGGCTGCATGTTTGGCCAGACCAGTGCAGTATTCAGCAAG GGTTGTTTCAACTACATCCAGACTGTGTTAAATCGTTATACCTGGTCCGTGAGCTGGTATGGCTTTGCTGTGCaaatgtttgtg TTTTTCCTCCTGCTGATCACCATTGTGTACTTCCTCCTCCTGGAATAA